In Anaerolineales bacterium, the following proteins share a genomic window:
- a CDS encoding ABC transporter ATP-binding protein, with amino-acid sequence MSEELIELEEEEFTSQLTLPVFKRIASLLRPHWKWVVGFFITIAATSSTDAYFTYLNKEIVDSGIRLENTAALTRIAWLYGSIILFQAVTVFTFIYLAGVMGERVQYDLRRMLFNHLQQLSLSYYSQNSVGRLIARVTSDTGRVSDLVSWGIVDSTWAVMNIVTSLTFMAIINWKLALIVFTIIPIMIVIAVKFRQFILVEYRVSRRTNSKITGAFNENFQGVRVVKALLREDENTKEFQELTTKMYKASYRAAWLSALFLPTVQIIAALALGLIVGYGGQQITLGAMTIGGIQAFVSYLTFMMWPVQDLARVYAEMQHSIASAERIFKLVDTPPEVHDKPDAVEAGTLMGEIEFSHVDFFYEERKPVLQDFSLKVKPGEMIALVGPTGGGKSTIVNLLCRFYEPRAGTIRINGRDYLDYKLASIHSRIGIVLQTPHLFSGSVRDNIRYGRLSASDDEVTDAAKIAGAHDFIVTLEKGYDHNVGEGGNLLSVGQKQLISLARAVLARPELFIMDEATSSVDTLTEALIQRGMEALMHGRTSFVIAHRLSTIHKANRIVVIENGKIAEQGSHAELLKLRGHYYRLYTQQFRHELEAQYGFNEAVGVSETPEVSGEPMAAD; translated from the coding sequence ATGTCCGAAGAATTAATTGAATTGGAAGAAGAAGAATTCACCAGCCAACTCACCCTCCCCGTCTTCAAGCGGATTGCGAGCCTGCTCCGACCGCATTGGAAATGGGTGGTCGGGTTTTTCATCACTATCGCGGCGACCTCCTCCACGGACGCGTACTTCACGTACCTCAACAAGGAAATCGTTGATTCGGGCATCAGGCTGGAGAATACCGCCGCGCTGACGCGTATCGCCTGGCTGTACGGCTCGATCATCCTGTTTCAGGCGGTGACGGTGTTCACGTTCATCTACCTTGCAGGCGTGATGGGCGAACGCGTGCAATACGACTTGCGTAGGATGTTGTTCAATCACCTGCAACAACTGTCGCTTTCGTATTACTCGCAAAACTCGGTAGGACGCTTGATCGCCCGCGTCACCTCGGACACGGGACGCGTATCCGACCTCGTCAGCTGGGGTATCGTGGACTCAACCTGGGCGGTGATGAACATCGTCACCTCGCTCACGTTCATGGCGATCATCAACTGGAAACTGGCGTTGATCGTCTTCACCATCATCCCGATCATGATCGTCATCGCGGTCAAATTCCGCCAGTTCATTTTGGTGGAGTACCGCGTCTCACGCCGCACGAACTCGAAGATCACGGGCGCATTCAACGAAAACTTTCAGGGCGTGCGCGTGGTGAAGGCGCTGTTGCGTGAGGACGAGAACACAAAAGAATTTCAGGAACTGACGACGAAAATGTACAAGGCGTCGTATCGCGCTGCGTGGCTCTCGGCGCTCTTCCTCCCCACCGTGCAGATTATCGCTGCGCTCGCGCTCGGTCTCATCGTCGGTTACGGCGGACAACAGATCACGCTCGGCGCAATGACCATCGGCGGCATCCAAGCCTTCGTCTCGTATCTCACATTCATGATGTGGCCCGTGCAGGATTTGGCGCGTGTCTATGCGGAGATGCAGCACTCCATCGCGTCGGCGGAGAGAATCTTCAAGTTGGTAGACACTCCGCCCGAAGTGCACGATAAGCCCGACGCCGTTGAGGCAGGCACACTCATGGGAGAGATCGAGTTCAGTCACGTGGATTTCTTCTACGAAGAACGCAAGCCCGTGCTTCAAGATTTCTCGCTGAAGGTGAAGCCTGGCGAGATGATCGCCCTCGTCGGTCCGACGGGCGGCGGGAAGTCCACGATCGTGAATCTGCTATGCCGCTTCTACGAGCCGCGCGCAGGGACGATTCGCATCAACGGGCGGGATTATCTGGATTACAAACTCGCTTCGATCCACAGCCGCATCGGGATCGTGCTTCAGACGCCTCATCTGTTCTCAGGCAGCGTGCGCGACAACATCCGCTATGGGAGGCTGTCCGCGAGCGACGACGAAGTGACCGACGCGGCAAAAATAGCTGGCGCGCACGATTTCATCGTTACGCTCGAAAAAGGCTACGACCACAACGTCGGCGAGGGCGGCAACTTGCTGTCGGTTGGGCAGAAACAGTTGATCAGTCTGGCAAGAGCCGTGCTCGCCCGCCCCGAGTTGTTCATCATGGACGAAGCCACCTCCAGCGTGGACACGCTCACCGAAGCGCTCATCCAGCGCGGCATGGAAGCGTTGATGCACGGACGCACCTCGTTCGTCATCGCGCACCGCCTGTCCACCATCCACAAGGCGAACCGAATCGTCGTCATCGAAAACGGAAAGATTGCCGAGCAAGGCTCGCACGCCGAACTGCTCAAACTGCGCGGGCATTACTACCGCCTGTACACGCAACAGTTCAGGCATGAGTTAGAGGCTCAATATGGATTCAATGAAGCCGTCGGCGTGAGCGAGACCCCCGAGGTCTCTGGCGAACCCATGGCGGCGGATTAA
- a CDS encoding tetratricopeptide repeat protein encodes MKKTLTPLMIFGVIWLAVVAVSWFSFPGWRESPGGIWTLLGLSAVGVLAFLKGGMDYLKSFKDLTKPDEPKPELPKGNQMGNVTQTGNGTNIVVQEGNVTIHEAPKPEKPFSSFHQLPQPPADFSGREQLIAELLKDFESHKGATISGLTGMGGIGKTALGLVVAHKIAKDYPDAQIFLDLKGTTTPLSALEIARHVILSFEPTADLRALDENNFQAPYQSVLHGKKTLLFFDNARSAEQIAPLRPPETCTMLVTSRWTFSVPGLQPRRVDVLGEEEAKSFLLELCPRVDAHAASLAKACAYLPLALRIAGSFLQVNGDWAIEKYLSQLNDRKKRLETLKQSKTEAELTAEPDLIATFELSYNALTEENRKRWRALGVFPASFAANAAQAMWELGEEDTAKALGLLRRYSLLDYDENASRYGLHDLLADYALEQMNAEEEQDARLKHATHYKEVMSEADKLYLEGGDKFLQGLKLFDQEWEHIRIAQAWLAERIETSETIAELAMLYPVASVYCLGLRLAPRQRIQWLTSALDAAQKLNRKDFIGAHLGNLGIAYRNLGDARKAIEFHEQYLAIAREIGDRRGEGSVLGNLGAAYADLGDARKAIEFYEQNLAIAREIGDRRGEGTALGNLGAAYADLGDARKAIEFYEQALLIDREIGDRRGEGAALGNLGAAYADLGDARKAIEFYEQALLILREIGDRRGEGNALGNLGNAYFSLGDARKAIEFHEQYLAIAREIGDRLGEGTALGNLGIAYRNLGDARKAIEFHEQALLIDREIGDRRGEGTALGNLGLAYAALGDARKAIEFYEQRIAIAREIGDRRGEDAALGNLGSAYFNLKEFTKAVNFYLQQLTIVREIGDKSGEGNAYWGIAICKKQSGDVEDAVKYFENALQIFKAIESPSAVQIQKLLDELR; translated from the coding sequence ATGAAGAAAACGCTCACGCCATTGATGATCTTTGGAGTGATTTGGCTGGCTGTTGTCGCGGTCAGTTGGTTTTCTTTTCCAGGCTGGAGGGAAAGCCCAGGCGGAATCTGGACCTTGCTCGGATTGTCTGCCGTTGGCGTGCTTGCGTTTCTCAAGGGCGGCATGGACTATTTGAAATCCTTCAAAGACCTGACTAAACCCGATGAGCCGAAACCCGAGCTACCAAAGGGGAATCAAATGGGTAATGTGACGCAGACTGGCAATGGCACAAACATTGTCGTGCAAGAAGGAAATGTCACAATCCATGAAGCCCCAAAACCAGAAAAGCCATTTTCTTCTTTCCACCAACTCCCTCAACCTCCCGCTGACTTCAGCGGACGGGAACAACTCATCGCTGAATTGCTGAAAGACTTTGAATCGCACAAAGGCGCGACGATCAGCGGCTTGACAGGCATGGGCGGCATCGGCAAGACCGCGCTGGGCTTGGTGGTGGCGCACAAAATCGCCAAGGACTATCCCGACGCGCAGATCTTCCTCGACCTGAAAGGGACGACAACGCCGTTGAGCGCGTTGGAGATCGCCCGCCATGTGATTCTCTCCTTCGAGCCGACGGCAGACTTGCGCGCCCTGGACGAAAACAATTTTCAAGCGCCGTATCAATCGGTCTTGCACGGAAAGAAAACCCTGCTCTTTTTCGATAACGCCCGTTCCGCCGAACAGATCGCCCCGTTGAGACCGCCAGAGACGTGCACCATGCTCGTGACCTCACGCTGGACGTTCAGCGTCCCTGGATTGCAACCTCGCCGCGTGGATGTGTTGGGTGAAGAGGAGGCAAAATCCTTTTTGCTCGAACTCTGCCCGCGCGTTGACGCTCACGCCGCCAGCCTCGCCAAAGCCTGCGCCTATTTGCCGTTGGCGTTGCGGATTGCAGGGAGTTTCTTGCAGGTGAACGGCGACTGGGCGATTGAAAAATATCTCTCGCAACTCAACGACCGCAAGAAACGCCTTGAAACTCTCAAACAAAGTAAAACAGAGGCTGAACTCACTGCTGAGCCTGATTTGATTGCTACTTTTGAATTGAGTTACAACGCGCTGACAGAAGAAAACCGAAAACGCTGGCGCGCCTTGGGCGTTTTCCCTGCTTCATTTGCCGCCAATGCCGCGCAAGCGATGTGGGAGTTGGGAGAGGAGGATACAGCGAAAGCGCTTGGCTTGCTCAGGCGTTACAGCCTGCTCGATTATGATGAAAATGCTTCACGATACGGCTTGCACGACCTGCTGGCGGATTACGCGCTGGAACAAATGAACGCCGAGGAAGAACAGGACGCGCGCCTGAAACACGCCACTCATTACAAAGAGGTGATGAGCGAGGCGGACAAATTATATTTGGAGGGCGGAGATAAATTCCTGCAAGGCTTGAAATTGTTCGATCAAGAATGGGAGCACATTCGCATCGCTCAGGCTTGGCTCGCCGAGCGAATCGAAACCTCAGAAACCATCGCCGAACTCGCCATGCTCTATCCTGTCGCTTCCGTTTATTGTCTTGGCTTAAGGCTTGCGCCCCGACAGAGAATCCAGTGGCTGACCTCGGCGTTGGATGCCGCTCAAAAATTAAACAGAAAAGATTTTATTGGGGCGCATCTCGGCAACTTGGGGATTGCATATAGAAATTTGGGCGATGCCCGCAAAGCCATCGAGTTCCATGAGCAGTATTTGGCAATTGCGCGTGAAATCGGCGACCGCCGCGGGGAAGGGAGTGTCCTCGGCAACTTGGGGGCTGCGTATGCGGATTTGGGCGATGCCCGCAAAGCCATCGAGTTCTATGAGCAAAATTTGGCAATTGCGCGTGAAATCGGCGACCGCCGCGGGGAAGGGACTGCCCTCGGCAACTTGGGGGCTGCGTATGCGGATTTGGGCGATGCCCGCAAAGCCATCGAGTTCTATGAGCAAGCCTTGCTGATTGATCGTGAGATCGGCGACCGCCGCGGGGAAGGCGCTGCCCTCGGCAACTTGGGGGCTGCGTATGCGGATTTGGGCGATGCCCGCAAAGCCATCGAGTTCTATGAGCAAGCCTTGCTGATCCTTCGTGAAATCGGCGATCGCCGCGGGGAAGGGAATGCCCTCGGCAACTTGGGGAATGCGTATTTCAGTTTGGGCGATGCCCGCAAAGCCATCGAGTTCCATGAGCAATATTTGGCAATTGCGCGTGAAATCGGCGACCGCCTCGGGGAAGGGACTGCCCTCGGCAACTTGGGGATTGCATATAGAAATTTGGGCGATGCCCGCAAAGCCATCGAGTTCCATGAGCAAGCCTTGCTAATTGATCGTGAGATCGGCGACCGCCGCGGGGAAGGGACTGCCCTCGGCAACTTGGGGTTGGCGTATGCGGCTTTGGGCGATGCCCGCAAAGCCATCGAGTTCTATGAACAGCGAATTGCAATTGCGCGTGAAATCGGCGACCGCCGCGGGGAAGACGCTGCCCTCGGCAACTTGGGGAGTGCGTATTTCAATTTAAAAGAATTTACAAAAGCAGTTAATTTTTATCTACAACAATTGACAATTGTTCGGGAGATTGGCGATAAAAGTGGCGAAGGAAATGCTTATTGGGGCATAGCAATATGTAAGAAACAAAGTGGCGATGTTGAAGATGCAGTGAAATATTTTGAAAATGCGCTCCAAATATTCAAAGCAATTGAAAGTCCAAGCGCTGTTCAAATTCAAAAATTGCTCGACGAACTCAGATAG
- a CDS encoding SH3 domain-containing protein, with product MKKTALTCLIILTLAACAPQQPAVTSTPLAPVEPATPLPTLIPTSTLYVVTSTAVMPTNTVAPAVTSTPLPPVTGINNPYAVILVSAGDVLNIRSGAGTGFSIVGALSPSATGVIRTGPEANAGGNRWVEIQNPSGGTGWVNAKFLTEQVGSSTFCADPRVTDLLSNVRAAMLNSNGELLASLVSPEHGLDLRLWRWGTVANYTLKESAWVFGSDYEVSWGPAPGSGADTVGTFSEHVLPKLQEVFGANYSQHCNDTLDLATFSTQPWPLEYSNVNFYTVYKPGSDQYGGLDWRAWTVGVEYVQGKPTLFALINYQWEP from the coding sequence ATGAAAAAAACCGCGCTGACCTGTTTGATTATTTTGACGCTTGCCGCGTGCGCGCCGCAACAGCCTGCAGTGACGAGCACGCCTCTCGCGCCGGTTGAACCTGCCACGCCCTTGCCGACTTTGATCCCCACTTCGACTCTGTACGTCGTGACCTCCACAGCGGTGATGCCCACGAATACTGTGGCGCCCGCTGTCACTTCGACGCCGCTTCCGCCGGTGACGGGAATCAACAACCCGTATGCCGTGATTCTCGTGAGCGCGGGCGACGTGCTTAACATCCGCTCAGGCGCAGGGACGGGATTCTCGATCGTGGGCGCGTTATCGCCCTCCGCGACGGGAGTCATCCGCACGGGACCGGAAGCCAACGCGGGCGGCAATCGCTGGGTGGAGATTCAAAACCCGTCCGGTGGAACCGGCTGGGTGAACGCCAAATTTCTCACGGAGCAGGTCGGCTCATCCACATTTTGCGCAGACCCGCGAGTTACCGATCTTTTGAGCAATGTGCGCGCCGCCATGTTGAATTCAAACGGCGAATTGTTGGCTTCACTCGTCAGTCCCGAACACGGCTTGGATCTGCGTTTGTGGCGCTGGGGCACGGTCGCAAATTACACACTGAAGGAATCCGCTTGGGTTTTTGGTTCTGACTATGAAGTGAGTTGGGGTCCTGCGCCCGGAAGCGGGGCGGATACGGTTGGTACGTTCTCTGAACACGTTTTACCTAAATTGCAGGAGGTCTTCGGCGCGAATTATTCGCAGCATTGCAACGATACACTCGACCTTGCTACTTTTTCCACACAACCCTGGCCGTTGGAATATTCCAATGTCAATTTCTATACAGTGTATAAGCCTGGCTCCGATCAATACGGCGGACTTGACTGGCGCGCGTGGACGGTGGGCGTCGAATACGTGCAAGGCAAGCCGACGCTGTTCGCGTTGATCAATTATCAGTGGGAGCCGTAA
- a CDS encoding RNA methyltransferase, protein MDIASLQNPRVKRLVKLRDDKKTRRQDGLMLVEGFDEIQLALAAGHKPQTVLSAPQIVSRHLTFPHAETLTVSRAVFEKISYRENPDGWLAIFPIPRTTLSDLKLSKTPLVIVAESIEKPGNLGAMLRTADAAGVDALLVCDSRVDVWNPNVVRASRGAVFCVPVVECDNASALEWLKGGKIRVAAASPAGDEVYSNVDLSQPVAIAVGTEDEGLSDFWMTNADVKLKIPMLGKVNSLNVSVSTALILYEAVRQRS, encoded by the coding sequence ATGGACATCGCCAGCCTGCAAAACCCGCGCGTCAAGCGCCTCGTCAAACTGCGCGACGATAAAAAGACCCGCAGACAAGACGGCTTAATGCTCGTGGAAGGATTCGACGAGATCCAACTCGCCCTCGCGGCTGGACATAAACCTCAGACGGTTCTTTCCGCCCCTCAAATTGTCTCACGCCATTTGACCTTTCCCCACGCCGAAACGTTGACCGTTTCGCGCGCGGTCTTCGAAAAGATTTCGTATCGCGAGAACCCCGATGGGTGGCTGGCGATATTTCCCATCCCACGCACAACGCTCTCCGATTTGAAACTAAGCAAAACACCGTTGGTCATCGTGGCTGAATCCATCGAGAAGCCGGGGAATCTCGGCGCGATGCTCCGCACGGCGGACGCGGCGGGCGTGGACGCGCTGCTGGTCTGCGATTCACGCGTGGATGTGTGGAATCCCAACGTAGTGCGCGCAAGCCGGGGCGCGGTGTTTTGCGTGCCAGTTGTCGAGTGCGATAACGCGTCGGCGTTGGAGTGGCTGAAAGGCGGAAAGATCCGTGTTGCCGCCGCGAGTCCCGCTGGCGACGAGGTTTATTCCAACGTGGATTTGAGTCAGCCCGTCGCCATCGCGGTCGGCACAGAGGACGAGGGGCTATCCGATTTCTGGATGACGAACGCGGACGTGAAGTTGAAAATTCCGATGCTGGGGAAAGTGAATTCGTTGAACGTGTCGGTTTCGACCGCGCTGATCTTATATGAGGCAGTCCGTCAACGGTCATGA
- a CDS encoding ABC transporter ATP-binding protein gives MDNEFILEVKDLKKYFKAGRPGWFSRAENFIHAVDDVSLQLKRGEVIALVGESGCGKSTLSLTLMGLEEATEGTILFEGSDITHLKDRERKKIRQRIQMVFQDPYESLNPTQTIEEIVSEPLVVHGLTPSQDERRERVRRALEDAGLKPAESYMYRFPHQLSGGQRQRVVIASALVLEPHLLLADEPVSMLDVSIRAEIINLLADLRESRGISVIFITHDLGTVGYFADRVAVMYLGRIVEIGTMSEVLESPQHPYTQALLSVIPVPNPRLRKKRVILQGETPNPIDLPSGCRFHPRCPVAFDRCKSEDPQLTERSKTHRAACLLLS, from the coding sequence ATGGACAACGAATTCATCCTCGAAGTGAAAGACCTGAAAAAATATTTCAAAGCGGGCAGACCCGGCTGGTTCTCGCGCGCCGAGAATTTCATCCATGCTGTGGACGATGTGAGCCTGCAACTGAAGCGCGGCGAAGTCATCGCGCTGGTCGGCGAAAGCGGATGCGGAAAATCCACGCTGTCGCTTACGCTGATGGGGCTCGAAGAAGCCACCGAGGGGACGATCTTGTTTGAAGGCAGCGACATCACGCATTTGAAAGACCGCGAACGCAAGAAAATACGCCAGCGTATCCAAATGGTTTTTCAAGACCCGTACGAATCGCTGAACCCAACGCAGACCATCGAAGAGATTGTTTCCGAGCCGTTGGTCGTCCATGGGCTTACCCCCAGCCAGGATGAAAGGCGCGAGCGCGTCCGGCGCGCGCTGGAAGATGCAGGCTTGAAGCCAGCCGAAAGTTACATGTACCGCTTCCCGCATCAACTCTCCGGCGGACAACGTCAACGCGTGGTCATCGCTAGCGCGCTTGTGCTTGAACCGCATCTCCTGCTAGCCGATGAACCCGTCTCGATGCTGGATGTATCTATCCGCGCAGAGATCATCAACCTGCTGGCAGATTTGCGCGAATCGCGCGGCATCTCGGTCATTTTCATCACGCACGATTTAGGAACGGTTGGTTACTTCGCTGACCGCGTGGCGGTGATGTATTTGGGTCGTATCGTTGAGATTGGAACGATGTCTGAAGTGCTGGAGAGTCCACAGCACCCGTATACACAGGCATTGCTCTCGGTGATTCCCGTTCCCAACCCGCGGTTGCGGAAGAAACGCGTCATCTTGCAGGGTGAGACGCCCAACCCAATTGACCTGCCGAGCGGATGCCGCTTCCACCCGCGTTGTCCGGTTGCGTTTGACCGCTGTAAATCGGAAGACCCGCAATTGACCGAACGAAGCAAAACGCATCGAGCGGCTTGTCTTCTGCTTTCCTAA
- a CDS encoding dipeptide/oligopeptide/nickel ABC transporter permease/ATP-binding protein yields MALQTSEIKPSVASSPLLSFWRSFNRNRIAVVGVVMLLSVVLVAVFAPLIAQYDPKSSQGISAADVYKPPSALHWLGTDDAGKDIFSLFVYGARVSLIVGFFASFISVVIGGTIGLAAGYYGGRVENSLMRFTDTMLVIPDLPLIVVIIALTKPSLFNIIFVIGIFGWTTTARIVRSQTLAVKSRKFVLRAKGIGAGNRHIILHHILPLVMPILVVNAILVVSSAILSESTLSFIGLGNPSAISWGQMLNFAFSRGAMSAGAWWALITPGFGIVWVVLALTLLGHGLEQVLNPRLESHHLMVGRQTVQSEAGVTSEEKRSRKDAPVLLDVRNLSVQFVNNGTVAQAVQNVSFQLHEGEMMGLVGESGCGKTTLIMALNRLLPASGQISNGRIYFHGKDLAAASEEELADVRWSGVSIVFQGAMNALNPVRTVGDQIKEAIVKHIPTMPPGQLEERVIELLDLVGIAAEHKDHFPHQYSGGMRQRAMIAMALSCNPQVVIADEPTTALDVMIQAQILELLDSLRRKLGLAVIFVTHDLGVVAEMCDSVLVMYGGVTAEYADVDTIYNAPRHPYTQELLKAFPDLSQPEKRLVSIPGYPPKLDALPSGCRFAPRCPLAFERCTVEFPELRELDNGHLASCHLAEGS; encoded by the coding sequence ATGGCACTTCAAACATCGGAAATCAAACCGTCCGTCGCGTCATCGCCGCTGTTGAGTTTTTGGCGGTCTTTTAACCGCAATCGAATTGCAGTCGTCGGGGTGGTGATGCTGTTGTCCGTTGTATTAGTGGCTGTTTTTGCGCCTTTGATCGCACAGTATGACCCGAAATCATCGCAGGGAATCAGCGCCGCGGATGTGTATAAACCGCCCAGCGCGTTGCATTGGCTCGGCACAGACGACGCCGGGAAGGACATCTTTTCCCTGTTTGTGTATGGCGCGCGAGTATCTCTCATTGTCGGGTTCTTCGCTTCATTCATTTCTGTCGTCATCGGCGGGACGATCGGTTTGGCGGCGGGCTATTACGGCGGGCGAGTTGAAAACTCGTTGATGCGATTCACAGACACGATGCTTGTCATCCCCGACCTGCCGTTGATCGTCGTCATCATTGCTCTGACAAAACCCAGTCTGTTCAATATCATCTTCGTGATCGGCATCTTCGGTTGGACAACCACCGCGCGCATTGTCCGTTCGCAGACGCTGGCGGTGAAATCGAGGAAATTCGTCCTGCGCGCGAAAGGGATCGGCGCGGGCAACCGTCACATCATCCTCCATCACATCCTACCGCTGGTGATGCCCATCCTCGTGGTCAATGCTATTCTCGTGGTCTCCTCCGCTATTTTGAGCGAATCAACGTTGTCTTTCATCGGGCTTGGGAATCCGAGCGCGATCTCGTGGGGGCAAATGCTTAACTTCGCATTCAGCCGCGGGGCCATGAGCGCGGGCGCGTGGTGGGCGTTGATCACACCGGGGTTTGGAATTGTCTGGGTTGTGTTGGCATTGACTCTGCTGGGTCACGGACTCGAGCAGGTGTTGAACCCGAGGCTTGAATCACATCACCTAATGGTAGGCAGGCAGACGGTCCAGAGTGAAGCGGGGGTTACATCCGAAGAAAAAAGAAGCAGGAAAGACGCTCCCGTTTTGTTGGATGTGAGAAATCTTTCGGTGCAGTTTGTCAACAACGGAACGGTGGCGCAGGCAGTGCAGAACGTCAGTTTTCAGTTGCACGAAGGCGAGATGATGGGGCTGGTGGGGGAGAGCGGGTGCGGCAAGACCACGTTGATCATGGCGTTGAACCGGTTGCTCCCCGCGTCGGGACAAATCTCGAACGGGCGCATTTATTTTCACGGCAAAGACCTTGCGGCCGCATCGGAAGAGGAACTTGCCGATGTGCGTTGGAGCGGAGTTTCGATCGTGTTCCAAGGCGCGATGAACGCGCTCAACCCGGTGCGAACTGTCGGCGATCAGATCAAGGAAGCGATCGTCAAACATATTCCAACGATGCCGCCTGGACAACTCGAGGAACGCGTGATCGAATTGCTCGATCTGGTGGGCATTGCCGCGGAGCATAAAGATCATTTCCCGCATCAATATTCCGGCGGGATGCGCCAGCGCGCGATGATCGCCATGGCGCTCTCGTGCAACCCACAAGTGGTGATCGCGGACGAGCCGACCACCGCGTTGGATGTGATGATCCAAGCGCAGATTCTGGAATTGCTCGATTCACTCCGCAGGAAACTTGGTCTGGCTGTGATATTTGTGACTCACGACCTCGGCGTTGTCGCCGAAATGTGCGATTCGGTGCTGGTGATGTACGGCGGCGTGACCGCCGAATATGCCGACGTGGACACCATCTACAACGCGCCGCGACACCCGTACACACAAGAATTGCTCAAAGCCTTCCCCGACCTTTCGCAGCCTGAAAAGCGACTTGTTTCCATCCCCGGCTATCCTCCCAAATTGGACGCGCTGCCCTCGGGATGCCGGTTCGCGCCGCGCTGTCCGCTGGCGTTCGAGCGCTGTACGGTTGAGTTCCCGGAGTTGCGTGAATTGGATAATGGACATTTGGCGAGTTGTCATTTGGCGGAAGGATCGTAA
- a CDS encoding ABC transporter permease, producing the protein MNRWHYLRNKAGWSFFTIIFVIVLNFFLFRILPGDPAKQGIRDPRLTPETVEAIRARFGLDKPIINCVKEFNPLVLGDCGVNPLDTQFFIYVENLLRGEMGVSFYYNRPVTDILWERLWNTVLLIGAGQILAILVGVAFGIFAAWKARTAIDYSALITGLVAWSLPTFWLGIILLFWGSNHGFPIGGKSTPGMSSYPLMTQIGDISWHLLLPTLTYTIVYMGEYMLIMRSSLLDVLAEDYILTAKAKGLSTFQVLRDHALKNGMLPLVTIIALNLGYTVGGVIQIESVFSWPGLGGALYEAVVRTDYPMLQGCFLLIAVSVVIANFLADLTYSYLDPRVQATG; encoded by the coding sequence GTGAATCGCTGGCATTATCTTCGTAATAAGGCTGGTTGGTCGTTCTTCACGATTATTTTCGTAATTGTGCTGAACTTCTTTCTGTTTCGGATTCTTCCCGGCGACCCTGCCAAGCAGGGTATCCGAGATCCGCGCTTGACCCCGGAGACCGTCGAAGCGATTCGCGCCCGCTTCGGCTTGGATAAGCCGATCATCAACTGCGTGAAGGAATTCAACCCGCTGGTACTCGGCGATTGCGGCGTGAATCCGCTTGACACTCAGTTCTTCATTTATGTAGAGAATTTGTTACGTGGCGAAATGGGGGTCTCTTTTTATTACAACCGCCCTGTGACCGATATCTTGTGGGAGCGGTTATGGAACACGGTGCTCTTGATCGGCGCCGGGCAAATCCTCGCGATCCTTGTGGGCGTTGCGTTTGGGATCTTCGCCGCCTGGAAGGCACGGACTGCAATTGATTACAGCGCGTTGATCACCGGTCTGGTGGCGTGGAGTTTGCCAACCTTCTGGCTCGGCATCATCCTGCTTTTTTGGGGAAGCAATCACGGCTTTCCAATCGGAGGAAAATCAACCCCTGGTATGAGTTCGTATCCGCTCATGACGCAGATCGGCGATATCTCGTGGCATTTATTATTACCGACGCTGACGTATACCATCGTCTACATGGGCGAATACATGCTAATCATGCGATCCAGCCTGCTGGACGTGCTTGCCGAAGATTACATCCTGACCGCCAAAGCGAAAGGACTGAGCACCTTCCAAGTTCTACGGGATCATGCCTTAAAAAACGGGATGCTTCCGCTGGTCACCATTATCGCCCTTAATCTTGGCTACACTGTGGGCGGCGTCATTCAGATCGAATCGGTCTTCTCGTGGCCCGGTCTGGGTGGGGCATTGTACGAAGCCGTGGTGCGGACGGATTACCCCATGTTGCAAGGATGCTTTCTGCTCATCGCGGTCAGCGTCGTGATCGCGAACTTTCTCGCGGACTTGACGTATTCCTATCTCGATCCGCGTGTGCAAGCAACGGGATAG